A genomic segment from Mytilus trossulus isolate FHL-02 unplaced genomic scaffold, PNRI_Mtr1.1.1.hap1 h1tg000424l__unscaffolded, whole genome shotgun sequence encodes:
- the LOC134702195 gene encoding LIM/homeobox protein Awh-like, translating into MGISTDITHNSFEFEDSGNFTFQCSTSYEDENCSSPDSVFEYTFPTATVHVCYGCNGVVEDQYVLRLNDQSWHPTCLRCSHCHTILDNHKTCYVRGGNIYCSKDEFCIPCTKCNVGIRSDDWVRKARDNCYHLACFNCDICNRQLSTGEQFALHNNRLLCKIHYLQVLQGNRIGDERLGKRKSKRQRTAFTDDQVHIFQSYFDVEQNPEPQDLDTIAEQAGVARRVAQVWFQNARARSKRNIQSSMGSPASIVSKESSSPEHSFDSLDELTYSN; encoded by the exons ATGGGCATATCCACCGACATTACACACAACAGCTTTGAGTTTGAAGACTCCGGAAATTTTACGTTCCAGTGCAGCACAAGTTATGAAGATGAAAACTGTTCATCTCCGGACTCGGTTTTTGAATACACATTTCCAACG GCTACTGTACATGTTTGCTATGGCTGTAATGGAGTTGTGGAAGATCAGTACGTCCTCCGTCTAAATGACCAGTCCTGGCATCCGACCTGTCTCCGGTGTTCCCATTGTCATACCATACTGGACAACCACAAAACCTGTTACGTCAGAGGGGGAAACATCTACTGCAGTAAAGA tgAATTTTGCATACCATGCACCAAATGCAACGTAGGGATCCGAAGTGACGACTGGGTCAGGAAAGCACGCGACAACTGTTACCACTTGGCGTGTTTCAACTGTGACATCTGCAACAGACAGCTCTCTACAGGGGAACAATTTGCTCTACATAACAACAGACTTCTCTGTAAGATCCACTACCTACAAGTTTTACAAGGCAACAGAATTGGCGATG AGCGCCTTGGAAAACGTAAATCCAAGAGACAGCGTACAGCTTTCACAGATGATCAGGTCCATATCTTTCAATCCTACTTCGATGTGGAACAGAACCCAGAGCCACAAGACTTGGATACCATCGCAGAACAAGCTGGAGTCGCAAGACGTGTGGCACAAGTTTGGTTCCAAAATGCACGTGCAAGGTCCAAGAGAAATATTCAAAGTTCTATGGGATCTCCAGCATCGATTGTCTCGAAAGAATCTA GTTCCCCAGAACACAGTTTTGACAGTTTAGATGAGCTGACCTACAGCAATTGA
- the LOC134702187 gene encoding LIM/homeobox protein Awh-like translates to MKLDTRIFEDSGNFTFGSDEDSNSLDHYPFSIAALLKTEKDICYGCGDLITDRHLLKVNDRHWHIHCLRCSLCQTALDRDSSCYIKDGSVFCKNEEFNRTDCANCSKTIRGEDWVRKARDLIYHVACFYCETCDKPLSTGEQFGLLGKRLLCKRHFIESMDGNSSDGTDGASIPETIHTDTSSNDHDDGTSKPRAKRPRTCFTEDQIQILQSHFILEINPDSQAMEKIANKAGIHKRVAQVWFQNARARQKKEKGKKKATKFVRPPSSSSSDGSDSQQSYSE, encoded by the exons ATGAAGTTAGATACCCGAATTTTCGAGGATTCTGGAAATTTTACATTTGGTTCTGATGAAGATTCTAATTCACTGGACCATTACCCGTTTTCCATCGCTGCACTTTTAAAG actgAAAAAGACATATGTTATGGTTGTGGAGATTTGATAACTGACCGACATCTCCTCAAGGTCAATGACCGCCACTGGCATATCCACTGTCTTAGATGTTCTCTTTGTCAGACGGCCTTAGACAGGGATTCATCATGTTACATCAAAGATGGCAGTGTCTTCTGTAAAAATGA AGAATTCAACAGAACCGATTGTGCTAATTGTAGTAAAACCATTCGTGGAGAAGACTGGGTACGTAAAGCCAGAGATTTGATATATCATGTGGcttgtttttattgtgaaacATGTGACAAACCATTATCTACGGGAGAACAGTTTGGACTTCTCGGCAAACGACTTCTGTGTAAAAGACATTTTATTGAAAGTATGGATGGGAATAGCTCTGATGGCACTGATG GAGCCAGTATACCAGAAACAATACATACAGATACCAGTagcaatgatcatgatgatggaACCTCAAAACCCCGAGCCAAACGACCACGTACCTGTTTTACCGAGGACCAAATACAAATACTCCAGTCACACTTTATACTTGAAATAAACCCAGACTCACAAGCCATGGAGAAAATAGCTAATAAAGCAGGAATACACAAACGGGTGGCACAAGTTTGGTTCCAAAATGCTAGAGCTagacagaaaaaagaaaagggcAAAAAGAAAGCTACAAAATTTG TCCGACCACCATCTTCCAGTAGTTCCGATGGAAGTGACAGCCAACAGTCCTACtcagaataa
- the LOC134702196 gene encoding LIM/homeobox protein Awh-like, whose amino-acid sequence MGTLTDIAHNSFEFEDSGNFTFQCSTSYEDENCSSPDSVFEYTFPTATVHVCYGCNGVVEDQYVLRLNDQSWHPTCLRCSHCHTILDNHNTCYVRGGNIYCRKEEFGPQCSKCNVTITSDDWVRKAHDNCYHLNCFSCSVCNRQLSTGEQFALHDNRLHCKIHYLQVLQGNKLGDERLGKRKAKRQRTAFTEEQIHVFQSYFNVEQNPDPQDLDTIADQAGVTRRVAQVWFQNARSRSKRNMQMNTVSPVPKECSSSEHSFDSLDDLTYSD is encoded by the exons ATGGGTACTTTAACCGACATTGCACACAACAGCTTTGAGTTTGAAGATTCCGGTAATTTTACATTCCAGTGCAGTACAAGTTATGAAGATGAAAACTGTTCATCTCCGGACTCGGTTTTTGAATACACATTCCCAACg GCTACTGTACATGTTTGCTACGGCTGTAATGGAGTTGTAGAAGACCAATACGTCCTCCGTCTAAATGACCAGTCCTGGCATCCGACCTGTCTCCGGTGCTCACATTGTCATACCATACTGGACAACCACAACACCTGTTACGTCAGAGGGGGAAACATCTACTGCAGAAAAGA ggaaTTTGGTCCACAGTGTTCCAAATGCAATGTTACGATCACCAGTGACGATTGGGTCAGGAAAGCACATGACAACTGTTACCACTTAAACTGCTTTAGCTGCAGTGTCTGCAACAGACAACTCTCAACAGGGGAACAGTTTGCTCTTCATGACAACAGACTGCACTGCAAGATCCACTATCTGCAAGTTTTACAAGGCAACAAACTTGGTGACG AGCGTCTAGGCAAACGTAAAGCCAAGAGACAGCGTACAGCTTTTACAGAAGAGCAGATTCATGTTTTCCAGTCCTACTTCAATGTAGAACAGAACCCGGATCCTCAAGACTTGGATACCATTGCCGACCAAGCTGGAGTCACTAGACGTGTTGCACAAGTTTGGTTCCAAAACGCACGATCACGATCCAAGAGAAATATGCAGATGAACACGGTCTCGCCAGTTCCCAAAGAATGCA GTTCCTCAGAACACAGCTTTGATAGTTTAGATGACCTGACTTACAGCGACTAA